tatgtaaattttatcattattttatagaggtaaaaatattctttttacaGATCATTGACTCAACTGCGATATATATCAAAGTAACAATACACGGAAGCCTAATACAATACCCAAAACATAGCATATAACAACAAAATAGTACAATAATTAGATCAACACAAACACTACAATaatactattatatataatgataatgaCAAATATCAACCCCTTTAGCTAAAACAACACTACATACACTATCTACTATCCTAATACGTGTCTTTCATATCCTCCTACTTAAGTGTTCGGTAACCTCAATTTTGGTCATATTTTGTGTCTTTGATACTTCTTAGGCCTATTTTACCATCTCAGTCTTACTTTCTTTGTTTTGTCCATTACGAAAGTTATTCCTATCTTATCACGAATATCCACAtttctaatattatattatcaCTTCTAGTGTAACCATACATCTATCTTAATATTCTCATATCCGCAATATACATCTGCTAGACAAAGTCAGTCTAATGACCACTCTATATAATTTACCTTTGAGTTTCGGTGGTACCTTCCAAGACCCCAGATGCGAGTCAGCACTtcattaagaaataaatatacgAAAGAATAATTTGGGAACAGTAATAATAGTTGGGCTCAACCATATTAAAGTGGGTACATGAAACACATCATCAGACCCAAAACTCAAAGGCTAACCCAACAAGCACTTCAACAAACGGCCATTTGTTGCATCAAGTCCAATATACAATCGGtaatataatacattttttcattacttataaatatatttgttacgTGAATTTCTAAATTATAAATCGAACACCatattgatataattaaaaTGCTTATTAGCTTGTCCTTGCAAATACTCGTcattttaaatatcataattatggcataaataaaataaataaattattacctAATATGTTAAAGACAATATTAAAAACCCCACAAACATTTTAAGACAAGACAGgagtataattaattaatctcaTACTAATCCATATACAATCCAACATTGACCCCACCCCATCACGTTTCTATGCCGTTAAGCGTTAATAAGCACTGTATGAGTCGGTCATCGTACGTGATGAAATTGTTtcattcttaataaaaatattttatttcgaatttgaatatataaaaaaattatatataagtgttgtttttaaataaatattattgcgtgtgatttaaatttaatatcgaagagataataaaataaaaatagaaatatcattattttctttttctttttaggtgtaaaataaaacatgacaaataaaaataaatcgagCTGTGATCAAACTCTACTGTCACCTTGATATTCTAACCTTCCAACTATCATCGCCCACATGTTGACAGTCACACTGAGTGTCACCATTAAACTCCAAAACTTCTCTCTGTTTTTTTTCTCAAGCTTTCTCCAATGGCGGATTACGATGCCGCCCCAACCCATCACCACCCAAACAATCTGATCCAAAAAGAGACCGCTCTACAAGCAATCAACACAATAATCCAGCTCCATTTCGAAAAAACTCTCGAGAAAAAACGAGCAATCGATTTACAAAAAAAGGAACTATGGAAAATGTTTCAacatttcttcatctttttatcaCTCATCTTCCTGGGTCAAGCTCTTTCTCCGAAGCTTCAATGCCGACATTGTTGGATACCCATTGGTCTTCTCTCGTTATCCCATCTGATTTTCTACGTATCTGTAGCCCAAACATTGAGATGCATCAATGGGTTTAAGTATCAACGGAGATGTCATAAATTAACATTAGGGTTAGCTACAGAAAGGTTAAGGCAACTGAAGATGAGGATTAACAATGGTGGGGTTGAAGAAATTGGGGATGAATTTGAAATACATTATCAAGAACCACCAGAGAGTTATTTTGGTAAGTTTAAGAGAAATTGGGCACTGcattttgggtttttgatttttatttatggaTTTATGGTTTCTTCCTCTGTTGTAATACTCTGTTTTTGAGATCTTCAAAAGAAATGAACTTTGGTTAGGGTTTTGGGTGGGTGGAGGAGGGGCAATTTTGggaattttgatggaaaatatttgttgtaatttttaaaaatatttggatGAATTATgggttgtgatttttttttattttttttggtagttttgtttatttaaaattgttgaTATGTACATTTTTGTTTTGTAGGTTAGTGCttctagattttctttttaaaaatatcatattaggAAAGAAATTTGTATTCGGGGATGGAGTTCGaccaaatttaaattaatgacAAAAAAGATGACTTTATATACAAGAGGGCTCGAATCCGTATTTATCAATTCTTATTTGTGAGAATTGTATATTATTCATCTCGTGTCATCTGTTGTTGACGTAATGTTATTTgacttgaaataaaatttataaaaaaaagaaagatttgatATTCATGATACATAATAATCTTAACAACTTGTGTGATTGGTTATGAATcgttccatttttaattttaaaacataataaaaaacattattatttGAACGAactaaaaaaacaatcaaatgaagtatttattattatattagtctgatattttttaaatagtttgaaaatttaaatccAAATATAAGAGGGAAAAAAGGGTGAGAATTTTGGTATATGTGTATGCGTTTGATTTTctaaaatgagttaaaattgtactttttgaaatctaaaactttatttattttaaatatgagtGTTCATTGAAATGAATACTATTATGAGttattattcttgt
The DNA window shown above is from Solanum lycopersicum chromosome 11, SLM_r2.1 and carries:
- the LOC101263658 gene encoding uncharacterized protein, translated to MADYDAAPTHHHPNNLIQKETALQAINTIIQLHFEKTLEKKRAIDLQKKELWKMFQHFFIFLSLIFLGQALSPKLQCRHCWIPIGLLSLSHLIFYVSVAQTLRCINGFKYQRRCHKLTLGLATERLRQLKMRINNGGVEEIGDEFEIHYQEPPESYFGKFKRNWALHFGFLIFIYGFMVSSSVVILCF